TTTTAGCATCGCACAAGTAGGTAGAATAAAATATTAGTATCtttgtttgttatgcatgatGCCTAGATATCATCTCCATAACTCCATTATCAAGGAAACATGGGATTATAATTAACCATCGTTCATTATCCAAGCAACATCAGAACTATCAAACACTTGGCACTCTTAACAAGGTATGTTATCCTGCAGCTTTGGAGCCACGGTACCACCATCAATCTCCATGGCCAGCACCCCGGAGGAATTCTTTATGGAGGGTCTCACGAACTTGTCACCACCCTCCCCATCTGTCTTGCTTGACCTTCCCCGAATGCCCAATGATGCCGGTCAGGATTCACTCTGCCCTGATGAAATAGTCCTCTCCTATGTTTCACACATGCTCATGGAGGATCACACTGAAGACAAACTCTTGTGCCAAGGCGCTGATCATCCTGCGCTTCTCCAGGTGCAGGAGCCCTTTGCCCAAATTCTCTCCTCCCCTTCCTTCAGCGCAAACAGTGACAACACCATCAACAGGGACAATGTTGAGGGAGCCCAGAATTTGTTCCAGGATTGCAGTGGTGATCAATGCACACTCAGATCATCCTTGTCCATTGGTGCGCTTGCAGCAAGGTCAGTCTTGAATGGCATGGAAGAGGCTAGCAGGTTCTTGCCAAAAGATAATGGCTTAAGCAAGGATCAGCAAGTGAACCAAATGACCAGGGAAAGTGGCAATTGTAGGGTACTCAAGAAGAGGTATAACAGGGATGAGGATGGGGAGGTAGGCAGGGCCTATAAAGTTTTTATGATGATGGAAGAGCTCGAAGAGATGTTTGACAAAATGATGCTTCGTGGGTACGAGACATGCATAGAAGACATGAAGAAGCTGCGCATCACCAAGGCTGATAAGGCAAAGAACAACAAGAAGGGTTATAGAAAGAGGAGGAGCAATGTTGTGGATCTATACACATTGTTGATAAATTGTGCGCAGGCGGTGTCTGCTAGCAATTTCAGGACCGCGCATGAGCTGCTGAAGCAGATCAAGCAGCATGCATCAGCAACAGGGGATGCAACACAACGGCTAGCTCAATGTTTTGCCAAGGGACTGGAGGCACGGCTAATGGGCACAGGGAGACAGCTTTGGCAGTTGCTGACATTGGAGCAACCACTGGCCATAGAGTACCTAAAGGCCTACAACCTTTACATGGCAACCTGCTCCTTCAACAGGGTGGCACTCTTTTTCAACATTATGACCATTGAGCATGCCATGGTGGGGAAGAGCAAGCTTCACATTGTAGACTATGGTCCACATCACGGGTTCCAGTGGGCCGGCTTGCTCCGCTGGATGGCGAATAGGGAAGGTGGCCCACCAGAAGTGAGGATAACTGCCATAAGCCGCCTTCAGCCTAGGTCCTGTCCATCTGAAGGGACTGATGATACAGGGCGCCGGTTGGACAAGTGTGCCCGTGAGTTTGGCGTGCCATTCAAGTTCCATGCCATCACTGCAAAATGGGAGACAATTTGCATCGATGACTTGAAAACAGAGGCTGATGAGGTGCTTGTTGTGATTGACCTCTTTAGTTTCAGTATCTTGAGGGAGGAGAATATCTACTTTGATGGTCTGAGCCCCAGGGATACCGTCCTCAATAACATCAGGAAGATGCGGCCAGATGTCTTCATCCAGGGTATTGTGAATTGTTCATATGGCACCTCCTTCTTGATGCGGTTTCGTGAGGCTTTGTTCTATTACAGTGCACTGTTTGATATGCTTGATGCAACTATCCCGAGGGACAGTAAACTACGGCCAGTGCTGGAACAGAACATGCTGGGTCACTCTGTGCTGAATCTTGTCGCCTGCGAGGGTGCAGATGTGGTGAACTGCCCTGAGAAGTATAGACGGTGGCAGGTGAGAAACCAGCGGGCAGGCCTCAGGCAGCTACCACTGAAACCAAACATAGTTAAGGTACTCAAGGATAAAGTGATGAAGGACCATCACAAGGACTTTTTCATCGGTGAGGATGGCCAATGGTTGCTGCAAGGTTGGATGGGGCGCATCTTCTATGCCCACTCTACATGGGTTGCGGAAGACACCATCTCTGAATGAAGCTTTAGTTTTCTGCTACTGAATGGTACCTTTATCGGCTCCCTTTGCGGCTTTGCCCATGTGTACTATTTGTTTGGCTGTATACTCATTCAGGGACACTACATGTGGCTGCTGAAAATGTCATAGAGGAGCACAATACGTCTTGCTCCCTTAGGCAGTACATCTTGTTCTGTAAATTACATGTTAGAGTGTTCAGTTTTTGCCTCGAACTCTGAAGAAATAAATTATAGCTCTTGGATGCCACTACTGCTCTTCTGTGGCTGTCCGAGAAGTTGTTGTGCTCATAAAATTTATTCTTCACAGAAGTCAATTAAATTTAGTGGGTGGGTGCTTGTTGAGCTCAATGAGGTAAAGAAGTTTTGTCAAGGTCAACCAGTTTTTCACAGCATCAGATTCGCGTTTAAGCTAATATGGTAGCAACTCTGTGCACTGATTCGTTTCTTGAAGATGTTCATGTTTTATGTACTTGAATATTTCTCTGTCTCTTCAACCAGCGCATAGAAGATCCTTGCTTTTAAAATCTGCAGTTTCTGAAATTGTATAATATGCACTCAAAGGAAGAATTTAAACTTTGTTGGTCCAAGAAAATTGTACTGTTGGGGGTCCATAGCTATGGATCtacttctttttttattttttttattcacGATTGTCCTGGTTTGCAACTCCTTGTCCATtgtgttgtgtgttgtgttgATATGTTCACTGCAGGTTTACGTCCCTACAGGTGGGTGCGGGAAAGAAACAGAGGACTCTGAACATGTTTGCTGCCACAATATACAGGTATGCTACTTGCTACAAGAGAAGCATTGGCAATTCCCAGAAGTGAACAATTCAAAGTATAACCATTTCCAAGGTCCCCTGTAAGAAAAGAGACAGGATCCTCGGATCTGTCGTCGAGTAGTTTTATTTTTCTACTTGATCATTGTCATTGATGCCTTTGATGGAGCAGGGTCTTAACTCAAGCAGAAGCAGGCGACTGTCATCATCTTTCTCAAAGACCCTTTCTTTGTCATGTGTGCAGCCGGCAATCTCGAGGATTCCGTCAGCCAGCAAGGAGTAAGCTTGTCACCTCTTGGCATAGATCGGATGGTGGCGGAGAACGAGTCCAAGGTGATTCCAAGATGATACCTTCACTTGGCAGTTGTAAGCGGCACCACTACCATCTCCTCGTCAGCtatggcggcaaccttggaggAGCTGGTGGGCCTCGTCGAGCCCTCGCCGCAGTCCCCGTCGGTCTTCCTCCACCTTCCCCCAACGCCCCACCATGACAACGGCGTCCCCTCCtcagggcagcagcagcagcaggaagaCGTGGCCCTGGAACACATCTCGCGTCTGCTcatggaggaggaagaggacatgcatggcatgttCTTGCGCAACGACGACCCCGCACTCCTCCGCGCTCAGCAGAACTTGGCTCAAATCAttgcctcttcttcatcttccacCAGCAATGGCGCATCCGATCTCTACAAGGACGGCAACAATTCCACGGTCTCCAACATGTGCGCCACCGCCACAGGAGCAGAGCCCTGCAGCGTCATGGACTTGCTGAACATGGCGTTCGTCAAGGGCAGGGAGGAAGGCTGCAAATTCTTGCccaaagagaacaagagactGGTGATGAAGGATATTACTAGGAACGGCCGCCTGGAGGCGGACGCGGAGACGACGGGCAGAGCATGCAAGCTGATGGCGACGATGGCCAGGCCGGAAGAGGAGGCCCAGGTGCAGGAGCTGATCGGCAGGATGATGCTTGACGACTGCGAGGTTCCCACGGAAGAGATGGAGCGCCTGCGCGCGGCTATGGCGGACGAGGCGGCCATGAGCAACAGCAgggaggcgcggcggcggcggcagcagcaggtgGACATGCGCACGCTGCTGGTGAGATGCGCGCAGGCGGTGGACGAGCGGCACGGCGCGCGCGAGCTGCTGGAGCAGGCGAAGCAGCATGCGTCGCCGACGGGGGACGCCACGCAGCGCCTGGCGCACTGCTTCGTGGAGGCCCTGGAGGCGCGCCTCGCCGGCACGGGGAGCGTGCTGCACAGGTCGCTCCCGGCGCTGGACACGACGACCTTGCTGCAGGGCCCCGAGTTCCTGAGGGCGTTCCGGCTGTTCAACGCCACGTGCTGCTTCCAGAGGGTGGGCTTCGCGTTCGCTAACATGACCATCTGCCGCGCCGCGGCGGGGAGCAGCCGGCTGCACGTCGTGGACTACGGCCTCCACCTGGGTCTCCAGTGGCCGGGGCTACTGCGGCGGCTGGCGGCCAGGGACGGCGGCCCGCCGGAGGTGACGATCACCTGCATCGACCTCCCGCTGCCGGGGTTCCGGCCGGCCAGACACATCGAGGAGACGGGGCACATGCTGAGCGACTGCGCCCGCGAGCTGGGCGTGCCGTTCAAGTTccacgcggccgcggcggcgaggTGGAACGCCGTCCGCGTGGAGGTAGACCCCGGCGCGGTGCTGGTGGTGAACAGCCTGTTCAAGCTGGAGACGCTGACCGATGACAGCTTGGTGGTGGACAGGGCGAGCCCCCGGGACAGCGTCCTGGCGGGCATCCGGAGGATGAGGCCCGCCGTGTTCACGCACGGCGTCGTCAACGGCCTGTGCGG
This sequence is a window from Miscanthus floridulus cultivar M001 chromosome 10, ASM1932011v1, whole genome shotgun sequence. Protein-coding genes within it:
- the LOC136485752 gene encoding scarecrow-like protein 33 — encoded protein: MMPVQEPFAQILSSPSFSANSDNTINRDNVEGAQNLFQDCSGDQCTLRSSLSIGALAARSVLNGMEEASRFLPKDNGLSKDQQVNQMTRESGNCRVLKKRYNRDEDGEVGRAYKVFMMMEELEEMFDKMMLRGYETCIEDMKKLRITKADKAKNNKKGYRKRRSNVVDLYTLLINCAQAVSASNFRTAHELLKQIKQHASATGDATQRLAQCFAKGLEARLMGTGRQLWQLLTLEQPLAIEYLKAYNLYMATCSFNRVALFFNIMTIEHAMVGKSKLHIVDYGPHHGFQWAGLLRWMANREGGPPEVRITAISRLQPRSCPSEGTDDTGRRLDKCAREFGVPFKFHAITAKWETICIDDLKTEADEVLVVIDLFSFSILREENIYFDGLSPRDTVLNNIRKMRPDVFIQGIVNCSYGTSFLMRFREALFYYSALFDMLDATIPRDSKLRPVLEQNMLGHSVLNLVACEGADVVNCPEKYRRWQVRNQRAGLRQLPLKPNIVKVLKDKVMKDHHKDFFIGEDGQWLLQGWMGRIFYAHSTWVAEDTISE
- the LOC136489677 gene encoding scarecrow-like protein 34 codes for the protein MAATLEELVGLVEPSPQSPSVFLHLPPTPHHDNGVPSSGQQQQQEDVALEHISRLLMEEEEDMHGMFLRNDDPALLRAQQNLAQIIASSSSSTSNGASDLYKDGNNSTVSNMCATATGAEPCSVMDLLNMAFVKGREEGCKFLPKENKRLVMKDITRNGRLEADAETTGRACKLMATMARPEEEAQVQELIGRMMLDDCEVPTEEMERLRAAMADEAAMSNSREARRRRQQQVDMRTLLVRCAQAVDERHGARELLEQAKQHASPTGDATQRLAHCFVEALEARLAGTGSVLHRSLPALDTTTLLQGPEFLRAFRLFNATCCFQRVGFAFANMTICRAAAGSSRLHVVDYGLHLGLQWPGLLRRLAARDGGPPEVTITCIDLPLPGFRPARHIEETGHMLSDCARELGVPFKFHAAAAARWNAVRVEVDPGAVLVVNSLFKLETLTDDSLVVDRASPRDSVLAGIRRMRPAVFTHGVVNGLCGNSFLTRFREALFYFSAAFDMLDATLPRNSEQRMVLERDFLRACVVNVVACEGRDRTDRFDTYRQWQQRSRRAGLRQLPLDPAVVGAVRVMVEKQCYHREFVIDENDGWLLQGWKGRFLYAHSTWVADES